A region of Anopheles merus strain MAF chromosome 2R, AmerM5.1, whole genome shotgun sequence DNA encodes the following proteins:
- the LOC121590779 gene encoding putative elongator complex protein 1 produces MRNLYRVSHSRFDLSENALRSVRFGFAIDQNTDHKFYFVQDSGVYCCPLFVDREHPFCEPLLSQSDGYENIIALEHLALSDELCCASSSGNVWSCKLETGVVEEVTHCKHGIRAMQWSPDQELVVFVDGELNVVTMIGSEFEPINEVQLKDDTFGDRQFMSVGWGKKETQFHGSEGKAAAKKGTTSSEPDTTVTERQLDATVNISWRADGEYFAVGYLAPFGQRAFKVFNKEGALQYTSEKCHGLEGSLAWRPSGNWIAIPQELKDQYVVALFEKNGLRHREIPLTLNPRAGQSVQSLHWSADSDVLAVHWVDGEKGTAGVLLYVIGNYHWYLKQSLTYPPGTALTGLQWDQRHTAGKTLHLFSSDLCVYECIRFDFRVDRSVGLSEEDQAMVAVIDGKRLLLTGFRQAVIPPPMCGYTLEQEHPINATGFIRTAGRSEALGQDISSNAFFTVDSRGEIILYDAVFTKTAGRSILSGVTVLLKISPEQLKMFNEDFPQQHHCGLHYLWLNADSFVMDHSQLRCGVFSIAKHNDVPGLKKVWHMEMENREDIGCIESSGVDSIVVELLSGHVMEVKGFTGQQDGALETSSRNHSVLPVFCEQLFVDRNRPERSVYALAQNRRHLYRDGSLLASDITSALLTDSYLLCTTISELKFIALGAAVVAPGRDPIIGERRVERGSKLVAVVARASRTIFQLPRGNLEAINPRVLSLCLIAKHLDALEYYEAFDIMRKERINLNLLVDHDPARFLQHLASHFLRQITNVNWLNLFISDLANEDACKMYESNYLDRGTGGGSLPDGYSIAEKVRFCCDRLLAAMDSEPTVLTLPKITCHVKQGQLENALALIWTLKQQQQSPEAAEEALRYLLYLVEVNVLYDVALGMYDFGLVLFVATKSQKDPKEYLPFLNELKRMEENYRKYRIDCHLKRYNRALEHIAQYETDEDWFREALELITTHQLYGVALRCYKDSANQDHYRRVCAVYGDYLRKGSKHADASLMYERAGDLQQAISSARHALDWRRVVRLSTGSSVAVEAVLRSLVPGLLEAGEYDAAATIAHDHLKDARLAIECLVKDHRYERALLLATEPELHETVRSNVGEYLTTLIETLCSEKEQFLRQKDRLATVREDRIRKQSVAAAAGDLDDGDGDCGDCDLYSDSSTIASSRHTGTSGRSGKSHRSSKNRRKHERKLLNLKEGNPFEDIALIDALHSLVVRVCGVERQRHVRSICQVAMELCYDDEAHKLQQEYGALFQLIRYSLDAIWVPEMIVPGMPPIIGSGGDAAAIGDVPATILTPADLVKAQDSQRYSLIKPHQRYKPEVQSIAWQWDILK; encoded by the exons ATGAGGAACCTGTACCGTGTGTCACACTCTCGCTTCGACCTATCGGAAAATGCGCTCCGTTcagttcggttcggttttgcGATCGATCAAAACACGGACCACAAGTTTTACTTCGTGCAGGACAGTGGTGTGTACTGCTGCCCGCTGTTCGTTGACCGGGAGCATCCGTTCTGCGAACCGCTGCTGTCGCAATCCGACGGATACGAGAACATCATAGCGCTGGAACATCTGGCCCTGTCCGACGAGCTTTGCTGTGCGTCATCAAGTGGAAACGTGTGGTCCTGCAAGCTGGAGACGGGAGTGGTGGAAGAAGTCACGCACTGCAAGCACGGCATCAGGGCGATGCAGTGGAGCCCGGACCAGGAGCTAGTCGTGTTTGTGGACGGCGAGCTGAACGTTGTCACCATGATCGGGAGCGAGTTCGAGCCGATCAACGAGGTACAGCTGAAGGACGACACGTTCGGCGATCGACAGTTCATGAGTGTGGGCTGGGGCAAGAAGGAAACTCAATTTCACGGATCGGAGGGAAAGGCTGCCGCAAAGAAGGGCACCACGTCCAGCGAGCCGGACACAACGGTTACGGAGCGACAGCTGGACGCGACCGTAAACATCAGCTGGCGTGCGGATGGAGAATACTTTGCGGTCGGCTACCTGGCACCGTTTGGGCAGCGAGCTTTCAAAGTGTTCAACAAGGAGGGCGCTTTGCAGTACACGTCGGAAAAGTGCCACGGGCTGGAGGGTTCGCTTGCCTGGCGCCCGTCGGGCAATTGGATAGCGATCCCGCAGGAACTTAAAGATCAGTATGTTGTAGCGTTGTTCGAGAAGAATGGGCTGCGACACCGGGAGATTCCGCTGACGTTGAACCCTCGCGCCGGTCAAAGCGTACAGTCGCTTCACTGGAGTGCGGACTCGGACGTGCTCGCCGTGCATTGGGTGGATGGGGAGAAAGGAACTGCCGGCGTGTTGCTGTACGTGATCGGAAACTATCATTGGTACTTGAAGCAAAGCTTGACCTACCCGCCTGGTACCGCGCTAACTGGACTGCAGTGGGATCAGCGTCACACGGCCGGCAAAACTCTCCATTTGTTTTCATCTGACCTATGCGTTTATGAGTGCATCCGGTTCGATTTCCGAGTGGATCGTTCCGTGGGCCTTTCGGAAGAAGATCAAGCGATGGTAGCGGTGATCGATGGCAAGCGACTGCTGTTGACCGGTTTCCGGCAGGCCGTTATACCGCCGCCCATGTGTGGCTATACGCTGGAGCAAGAGCATCCCATCAATGCGACCGGGTTCATTCGTACAGCCGGACGTAGCGAAGCATTAGGGCAGGACATAAGCTCAAACGCCTTCTTTACCGTGGATTCCCGTGGTGAAATCATTTTGTACGATGCTGTATTTACCAAGACAGCGGGTAGATCCATATTATCTGGTGTTACTGTTTTGCTGAAGATTTCACCAGAACAGCTAAAAATGTTCAACGAAGATTTTCCCCAACAGCACCACTGCGGACTTCACTACCTTTGGTTGAACGCGGATAGTTTCGTGATGGATCACAGTCAACTACGTTGCGGTGTTTTTTCCATTGCAAAGCACAATGACGTCCCCGGCTTGAAGAAAGTATGGCACATGGAGATGGAAAATAGGGAGGATATCGGTTGCATTGAATCGTCCGGAGTGGATAGTATTGTTGTTGAGCTGCTATCTGGCCACGTAATGGAGGTGAAAGGATTTACCGGACAGCAGGATGGTGCATTGGAAACAAGCTCACGCAATCACAGCGTTTTACCGGTATTTTGCGAACAACTGTTTGTCGATCGCAACCGTCCCGAGCGGTCAGTGTACGCACTGGCGCAGAACCGTCGTCACCTGTACCGTGACGGAAGTCTTCTCGCGTCAGACATAACCTCTGCTCTGCTTACCGACAGTTACCTACTTTGCACCACTATTTCGGAGCTTAAATTCATTGCACTCGGTGCAGCGGTTGTGGCACCCGGCCGTGATCCGATCATCGGCGAGCGAAGGGTCGAACGTGGCTCGAAGCTGGTGGCGGTTGTGGCTAGAGCTTCGCGGACCATTTTTCAGCTACCGCGTGGCAATCTGGAAGCGATCAATCCACGCGTGCTATCGCTCTGTCTGATTGCAAAACATCTGGACGCTCTCGAGTACTACGAAGCGTTCGATATTATGCGCAAGGAGCGTATCAATTTGAACCTGCTCGTCGATCACGATCCGGCCCGCTTTCTGCAGCATCTGGCGAGTCACTTCCTGCGGCAGATAACGAACGTGAACTGGTTGAACCTTTTCATATCGGATCTGGCAAACGAGGATGCGTGTAAAATGTACGAAAGTAACTATCTCGACCGCGGCACCGGTGGTGGTTCGCTGCCGGACGGTTACTCCATTGCGGAAAAGGTGCGTTTTTGCTGTGACCGTTTGCTCGCAGCGATGGATTCGGAGCCGACCGTGCTAACGCTTCCAAAAATCACCTGTCACGTAAAGCAGGGACAACTGGAAAACGCACTGGCACTCATATGGACCttgaaacagcaacagcaatcgCCCGAGGCTGCAGAGGAAGCGTTACGCTATCTGCTTTATCTGGTCGAGGTGAACGTACTGTACGACGTGGCGCTGGGCATGTACGATTTCGGGCTCGTCCTGTTTGTAGCGACCAAGTCGCAGAAAGATCCGAAGGAGTATCTTCCCTTCCTGAACGAGCTGAAGCGGATGGAGGAAAACTATCGAAAGTATCGCATCGATTGCCACCTGAAGCGTTACAATCGTGCGCTTGAACACATTGCCCAGTACGAGACGGACGAGGACTGGTTTCGGGAGGCACTGGAGCTGATCACGACCCACCAGCTGTATGGGGTCGCTCTGCGCTGCTACAAGGATAGTGCGAATCAGGACCACTACCGTCGAGTTTGCGCAGTGTATGGTGATTATCTGCGAAAGGGTAGCAAACATGCGGACGCTAGTTTGATGtacgaacgggccggagatcTGCAGCAGGCCATCTCTTCCGCACGCCATGCACTGGATTGGCGACGCGTTGTACGATTATCTACCGGCTCTTCGGTGGCGGTGGAAGCCGTGCTGCGATCCCTTGTGCCGGGTTTGCTGGAAGCCGGAGAATATGATGCAGCAGCCACGATCGCCCACGATCATCTGAAGGATGCACGGCTTGCGATTGAGTGTCTGGTGAAGGATCATCGTTACGAGCGAGCACTTTTGCTAGCCACCGAACCCGAACTGCACGAGACGGTTCGGAGTAATGTGGGAGAATATTTAACTACACTGATCGAAACACTCTGCTCAGAAAAGGAACAATTTCTGCGCCAAAAAGACCGGCTAGCAACGGTGCGGGAGGACCGAATCCGGAAACAATCGGTTGCCGCAGCAGCTGGCGATCTTGACGATGGGGATGGAGACTGTGGTGATTGTGATCTCTACTCCGATAGCTCCACCATCGCTTCATCGCGTCACACGGGCACATCTGGTCGTTCAGG AAAGTCGCATCGTTCCAGCAAAAATCGTCGCAAGCACGAACGGAAGCTGCTAAACCTAAAGGAAGGCAACCCGTTCGAGGATATCGCCCTGATCGATGCACTACACTCGCTggtggtgcgtgtgtgcggaGTCGAGCGACAGCGACACGTACGCTCCATTTGCCAGGTGGCGATGGAACTATGCTACGATGACGAGGCGCACAAGCTGCAGCAAGAATATGGTGCACTGTTTCAGCTGATTCGCTACTCGCTGGATGCTATTTGGGTGCCGGAAATGATCGTGCCAGGAATGCCGCCGATCATCGGCAGTGGCGGCGATGCGGCCGCGATCGGTGATGTTCCAGCGACGATTTTGACACCGGCGGATCTTGTGAAAGCTCAGGACTCCCAGCGGTACTCCTTGATAA AGCCTCATCAACGGTACAAACCCGAGGTGCAGTCGATAGCCTGGCAGTGGGATATTTTAAAGTAG